A single Lynx canadensis isolate LIC74 chromosome D2, mLynCan4.pri.v2, whole genome shotgun sequence DNA region contains:
- the LRIT2 gene encoding leucine-rich repeat, immunoglobulin-like domain and transmembrane domain-containing protein 2, which produces MASVSHYCLLVLVFLDSHAAQPSCLPGCTCSEDSFGRALQCMSTSLGMIPRKLPEELKRLRIENSPLFELPQESFINMSTLEYLWLNFNNITVIHLGALEHLSELKELRLEGNKLRSVPWTAFQATPLLRVLDLKHNRIDVLPELALQFLVNLTYLDLSSNRLTVVSKGVFSNWLAYQKPHQPGCRARIHSSLVLALHDNPWLCDCRLRGLVQFVKSNSIPVILVNSYLVCQHPLSKAGQLFHETELSVCMKPQISTSNASVTIQMGQNVTLRCLAQASPSPTIVWTYPLSMWREFDVLTSSTAEDTALSELVIPAAHLVDRGNYTCVASNSIGRSTLVISLQVQPAQTLSVPHSAFFPSDGNAYVDLRVVKQTVHGILLEWFAVADTPEEKWFTLYIASDETLKKEVVHIGPGINTYAVDDLLPSTKYEACLSLGGQPPRRGRCVVFVTGRDHGELEGRERLLHITVVLCAVLLAVPVGAYVWAAQAPCSCREWGLHCCPQRRKAPRCPRAVPQHRDCSYREHIAVCEDRLGHRDDEGDEEKDGEEDRG; this is translated from the exons ATGGCTTCAGTTTCTCACTATTGCCTGCTAGTTCTGGTCTTTCTGGATTCACACGCAGCTCAGCCATCCTGTCTACCAGGATGTACCTGCTCAGAGGACAGTTTCGGCAG GGCTCTGCAGTGCATGTCTACCTCTTTGGGAATGATCCCAAGGAAACTTCCTGAAGAGTTAAAGCGGTTGAGAATTGAAAATTCACCCTTATTCGAACTGCCCCAAGAGTCCTTCATCAACATGAGCACGTTGGAATACCTTTGGCTTAATTTTAACAACATCACTGTGATACACCTAGGAGCCCTGGAGCACCTGTCAGAACTGAAAGAGCTGAGACTGGAGGGGAACAAACTTCGTTCAGTGCCATGGACAGCATTCCAAGCCACCCCTCTTCTGAGGGTCTTGGATCTCAAACACAACAGGATTGACGTGCTCCCTGAGCTGGCTCTTCAGTTCTTGGTCAATCTGACCTACCTTGACCTATCCTCCAATAGGCTTACAGTTGTATCCAAGGGCGTCTTCTCGAACTGGCTGGCCTACCAGAAACCCCATCAGCCTGgctgcagagccaggattcactCCAGTTTGGTGCTGGCACTGCACGACAACCCCTGGCTATGTGACTGTCGCCTGAGGGGACTTGTCCAATTTGTAAAGTCCAACAGCATTCCGGTCATCTTGGTGAATTCCTACCTGGTGTGCCAACACCCTCTCTCCAAAGCAGGGCAGCTTTTTCATGAAACTGAGCTCAGTGTTTGCATGAAGCCACAGATCTCAACCTCCAATGCCAGTGTCACCATCCAGATGGGACAGAATGTGACCCTGAGATGCCTGGCACAGGCCAGTCCCTCACCAACCATTGTATGGACTTATCCTCTGAGCATGTGGAGAGAATTTGATG tGTTGACCTCATCTACTGCAGAAGATACTGCTCTGTCGGAGCTGGTCATACCTGCTGCCCACCTGGTGGACAGGGGTAATTACACCTGTGTGGCCTCCAACTCCATTGGCAGGAGCACCCTTGTCATCTCCCTCCAAGTCCAGCCTGCCCAGACCCTGTCTGTGCCCCATTCTGCCTTTTTCCCCTCGGATGGCAATGCCTATGTTGACCTGAGGGTCGTCAAGCAGACAGTGCATGGGATTCTGCTGGAGTGGTTTGCGGTGGCTGACACCCCTGAGGAGAAATGGTTTACCCTCTACATTGCATCAGATGAAACACTCAAGAAGGAGGTGGTCCACATTGGCCCCGGGATCAACACGTACGCCGTGGATGACCTCCTTCCCAGCACAAAGTATGAGGCATGCCTCAGCCTGGGGGGCCAGCCCCCACGCAGGGGCCGGTGTGTGGTCTTTGTGACGGGCAGAGACCATGGCGAGCTGGAGGGACGGGAGCGCCTCCTGCACATCACAGTGGTCCTGTGCGCTGTGCTGCTGGCGGTGCCTGTGGGCGCCTACGTCTGGGCAGCCCAGGCCCCCTGCAGCTGCAGGGAGTGGGGGCTGCACTGCTGTCCTCAACGCAGGAAggctcccaggtgcccccgtgcTGTGCCACAGCACAGGGACTGCTCCTATAGAGAGCACATAGCTGTCTGTGAGGACCGCCTGGGGCACAGAGACGATGAAGGGGAtgaagagaaagatggagaggaagACAGGGGCTGA